One window of Trichoderma breve strain T069 chromosome 3, whole genome shotgun sequence genomic DNA carries:
- a CDS encoding biotin and thiamine synthesis associated domain-containing protein — protein MRASTTLRAGRLAQSLSRPLLQAPAAVRINSRSHSTAVETPLNFGAAPPPPPQQQKSGLDGKKLLADAVAATKPRNNWTREEIAAIYYQPLLELTYQSGQLHRRFHAPGEVQLCTLMNIKTGGCSEDCSYCAQSTRYSKDTGLAAKKMESVESVLEAARQARDNGSTRFCMGAAWRDMRGRKSGLKNVVEMVKGVKALGMEACVTLGMIDAEQARQLKDAGLTAYNHNVDTSREFYPSVISTRSYDERLTTLGHVRDAGINVCSGGILGLGESSEDRVGLLHTVSTLPKHPESFPVNALVPIKGTPLGDREPIAFTSMLRTIATARLLMPATIIRIAAGRKTMSEEKQALCFMAGANAIFTGEKMLTTECNGWDEDSAMFGRWGLEPMKSFDKKPVEV, from the exons ATGAGGGCTTCGACAACACTCAGAGCTGGGCGACTGGCCCAATCCCTCTCACGGCCGCTCTTGCAGGCTCCAGCGGCCGTGAGAATCAACAGCCGCAGCCACAGCACCGCCGTCGAGACTCCCCTCAACTTTGGagctgcccctccccctcccccgcagcagcagaaatcGGGCCTGGAtgggaagaagctgcttgcaGATGCAGTGGCAGCGACGAAGCCGCGAAACAACTGGACCAGGGAGGAGATTGCCGCCATTTACTACCAGCCTCTGCTGGAGCTGACGTACCAATCG GGACAACTGCACCGTCGCTTCCACGCCCCTGGCGAAGTCCAGCTATGCACCCTGATGAACATCAAGACTGGAGGCTGCTCCGAGGACTGCTCTTACTGCGCCCAGTCGACGCGCTACTCAAAGGACACGGGCCTCgcggccaagaagatggaatcgGTCGAGTCCGTGCTGGAGGCGGCCCGTCAGGCCCGTGACAACGGCAGCACGCGCTTCTGCATGGGCGCCGCATGGCGTGACATGCGCGGCCGCAAGTCGGGCCTGAAGAACGTTGTCGAGATGGTTAAAGGTGTCAAGGCTCTGGGCATGGAGGCATGTGTCACGCTGGGCATGATTGATGCCGAACAGGCTCGCCAGCTCAAGGATGCTGGATTGACTGCCTATAACCACAATGTCGACACCAGCCGCGAATTCTACCCCTCCGTTATCTCGACTAGATCATACGACGAGCGCCTGACTACGCTGGGACATGTTCGCGATGCCGGCATCAACGTCTGCTCTGGCGGTATCCTCGGCTTGGGAGAATCATCTGAGGATCGTGTTGGTCTGCTGCACACCGTTTCCACGCTCCCAAAACACCCTGAGAGTTTCCCCGTCAACGCTCTGGTGCCCATCAAGGGAACTCCTCTTGGCGATCGCGAGCCCATTGCCTTTACAAGCATGCTGCGCACCATCGCTACGGCCCGTCTCTTGATGCCCGCGACCATCATCcgcattgctgctggccgcaAGACTATGtcggaggagaagcaggcgCTTTGCTTCATGGCTGGTGCCAATGCCATCTTCACTggagagaagatgttgaCGACGGAGTGTAATGGCTGGGACGAGGACAGCGCCATGTTTGGCCGATGGGGACTGGAGCCCATGAAGAGCTTTGACAAGAAGCCTGTGGAGGTCTAG
- a CDS encoding aminotransferase class I and II domain-containing protein, which yields MPPNLDNTLAAILSSRLTQGRLRRLTIPSSDSVDFSSNSYLSLSSNPAVKAAYVSFILPHLQSSSPKAGFGLGSGGSRLLDGNSAFTEDLERRIAEFHGADAGLLFNSGFEANTGLFACVPQKGDVIVYDELIHASVHDGMKLSRAQRIAFAHNKVYDDAATSSASSKYPSLDSLLKSLAEDTLVSSSKKNIFIAVEGVYSMDGDLAPLQEIVECVEKRLPQGNGYVIVDEAHSTGIFGRQGRGLVCQLGLEDRIWARVHTFGKAMGCSGAIVLCSSTTRSYLINYARSFIYTTAMAFPSLASIRTTYDFLAQGHADSLVQNLQSLIHHMHTLLSQLIERHGPSPELFRINPEAPQSPILPLLTSRARNLAQYCQERGFTVRPIVAPTVPAGQDRVRVCLHAGNTVEEVEGLCRAVEEWVTGAIKSKL from the exons atgCCTCCAAACCTCGACAACACCCTCGCCGCCATCCTCTCATCCCGCCTCACCCAAGGCCGTCTCCGCCGCCTCACAATCCCATCCTCTGACTCCGTCGATTTCTCTTCAAACAGCTACCTGTCACTATCCTCCAATCCCGCCGTCAAAGCCGCCTATGTGTCATTCATCCTGCCCCATCTGCAGTCATCCAGCCCCAAAgccggcttcggcctcggATCCGGAGGTTCTCGCCTGCTAGACGGCAACTCAGCCTTCACAGAGGATCTGGAAAGAAGAATCGCCGAGTTTCACGGGGCAGATGCAGGATTGTTGTTCAATTCAGGGTTTGAGGCTAACACGGGGCTGTTTGCTTGCGTGCCGCAGAAGGGAGATGTCATTGTATACGATGAATTGATCCATGCGAGCGTCCATGATGGAATGAAACTAAGCAGAGCGCAGAGAATCGCCTTTGCGCACAACAAAGTATACGATGATGCAGCTACATCCTCTGCATCAAGCAAATACCCAAGCCTAGACTCTTTGTTGAAAAGCCTAGCAGAGGATACCCTAGTATcaagcagcaagaaaaacatcttcatcgctgTTGAAGGTGTATACAGCATGGACGGAGACCTCGCACCTTTACAAGAAATCGTCGAATGCGTAGAGAAAAGACTACCGCAGGGAAACGGCTACGTGATTGTCGACGAGGCGCATTCCACGGGGATATTTGGTCGCCAGGGAAGAGGTCTTGTCTGTCAGCTTGGACTAGAAGACAGGATATGGGCGCGCGTACATACTTTTGGCAAAGCCATGGGATGTTCTGGCG CAATTGTCCTCTGCTCATCGACGACAAGATCCTACCTCATCAACTACGCCCGCAGCTTCATCTACACCACAGCCATGGCCTTTCCCTCCCTCGCCAGCATACGCACAACCTACGACTTTCTCGCCCAAGGCCACGCAGACTCTCTCGTCCAAAACCTCCAATCACTCATCCATCACATGCACACACTTCTCAGCCAGCTTATTGAACGACATGGCCCATCACCAGAACTCTTCCGTATCAATCCCGAAGCACCACAGTCGCCCATCCTGCCGCTGCTTACAAGTCGGGCAAGGAATCTGGCGCAGTACTGTCAGGAGAGAGGCTTTACGGTGAGGCCGATTGTGGCACCTACGGTTCCGGCGGGACAGGATAGAGTGAGAGTGTGTTTGCATGCTGGGAATACGGTAGAGGAAGTAGAGGGACTGTGTAGAGCAGTGGAAGAATGGGTGACGGGCGctataaaaagtaaattatgA
- a CDS encoding aminotransferase class-III domain-containing protein, with the protein MPVPPPPPLASPLWRSLRSYQIFGANTEVGKTVFSTLLCKAAARRSPGGVAFLKPVSTGPDSEADDRHISKFASDVSNKTLFQYKIPVSPHIAARVSNTTIPSNDTLLFQCRDYAAQCANIGRKWLFVETAGGVHSPGPSGTTQADLYAPLRLPVVLVGDSRLGGISQTISAFESLRMRGYDVESVVLFKEDKYQNFAYLSEYFAEHHNVPVAGVIEPPERKSNLEEDVRAMSQYYEEQSQDGNTTNVISHLDSRHEERIASLNSMATEALQKIWYPFAQHSLFTGPKDINVIDSAHGDYFQTLAPSSPTSQTDSLLRASFDGSASWWTQGLGHANPKLTLAAAYAAGRYGHVMFAGGIHRPAAELSSRLLKGMNSPRLSRVFFSDNGSTGIEVALKMGLRAAKLRYGWAAEEKLGVVGLKGSYHGDTIGAMDCSEPSGYNEKVEWYVGKGHWFDYPTVLCVGGKWRVNVPEELRQALGEDADFGSLSEIFDKQGRRFGSVIIEPVVLGAGGMALVDPLFQRALVNVVRKSPDLFRKPNAPIEESPSSSTAWTGLPIIFDEVFTGLYRLGRFTSSSFLETYADISVHAKLLTGGLVPLCTTLASEDIFQTFNSPDKTDALLHGHSYTAHPVGCQVAVESVKELQRMDHSGSWNWAKSQGWTTPEASSSASGQPAVDIWSTWPRNLVEDLSRQTDRVAGIWALGSVLAIHVKDAAGSTGYFSDAAQSLRDGLIAGDAEGANGSWNVHCRVLGNVLYLMASQKTMEESVAQISLLLRKGLNA; encoded by the exons ATGCcggtgccgccgccgccgccactgGCATCGCCGCTCTGGCGGTCGCTGCGATCGTACCAGATCTTTGGTGCCAATACCGAGGTGGGGAAGACGGTCTTCTCAACGCTGTTGTGCAAGGCTGCTGCGAGACGGAGCCCTGGCGGCGTAGCGTTTCTGAAGCCGGTTTCGACGGGGCCGGATAGCGAGGCTGATGATCG TCACATCTCTAAGTTCGCCTCGGATGTCTCCAACAAGACTCTGTTTCAGTATAAAATCCCAGTTAGCCCACACATTGCAGCTCGGGTCTCCAATACC ACAATTCCCTCAAACGACAcccttctcttccaatgCCGAGACTACGCAGCTCAATGCGCCAACATCGGCAGGAAATGGCTGTTTGTCGAAACCGCAGGAGGCGTTCACTCTCCCGGCCCTTCAGGCACAACTCAAGCGGATCTATACGCACCGCTTCGACTTCCAGTTGTTCTTGTGGGTGATTCTCGTCTTGGGGGCATCTCTCAGACGATATCGGCCTTTGAGTCACTCCGCATGAGAGGCTATGATGTTGAATCGGTGGTGCTGTTCAAGGAGGACAAGTATCAGAACTTTGCCTATCTGTCAGAATACTTCGCGGAGCATCATAATGTGCCCGTCGCGGGCGTGATTGAACCGCCGGAAAGGAAATCAAACCTCGAGGAGGATGTCCGAGCAATGTCACAGTACTATGAAGAGCAATCTCAGGATGGAAACACGACCAATGTCATTTCCCACCTGGACAGCCGTCACGAGGAGCGCATTGCATCTCTCAATTCCATGGCAACCGAAGCTCTGCAGAAAATATGGTATCCTTTTGCCCAGCACAGTCTTTTTACTGGACCAAAGGACATTAATGTCATCGATTCAGCCCACGGCGACTACTTCCAGACGCTGGCCCCTTCCTCTCCAACATCACAGACCGATAGCCTACTCCGAGCCTCATTCGATGGTTCTGCTTCCTGGTGGACGCAAGGTCTCGGTCATGCCAATCCCAAGCTCACTCTTGCTGCCGCTTACGCCGCCGGTCGGTACGGCCACGTCATGTTCGCCGGTGGTATTCATCGTCCTGCCGCAGAATTATCCTCAAGACTGCTCAAGGGGATGAACAGTCCGCGACTTAGTCGGGTCTTTTTCTCTGACAATGGCAGCACTGGTATCGAGGTCGCTCTCAAGATGGGTCTTCGAGCAGCCAAGCTCCGATACGGATGGGCtgcagaggagaagctcgGGGTTGTTGGCCTCAAGGGCTCTTACCACGGCGATACCATTGGTGCCATGGACTGCTCGGAGCCGAGTGGATATAACGAAAAGGTCGAGTGGTATGTTGGAAAAGGCCACTGGTTTGACTACCCGACTGTGTTGTGTGTTGGTGGCAAGTGGCGTGTGAATGTGCCTGAAGAGCTGAGGCAGGCTTTGGGCGAAGATGCAGACTTTGGCTCGCTGTCGGAAATCTTTGAT AAGCAGGGCCGGAGGTTTGGCTCTGTCATTATCGAACCAGTTGTCCTCGGTGCTGGAGGCATGGCGTTGGT AGATCCTCTTTTCCAGCGCGCCCTCGTCAACGTTGTTCGCAAATCTCCAGACCTCTTCCGCAAGCCAAACGCGCCCATCGAAGAATCTCCCAGCAGTTCCACCGCGTGGACTGGCCTCCCAATCATCTTTGATGAGGTCTTCACTGGCCTCTACCGTCTTGGTCGCTTCACGTCATCTTCTTTCCTTGAGACGTATGCCGATATCTCTGTTCATGCAAAGCTTCTTACTGGAGGCCTGGTTCCGCTCTGCACGACGCTTGCTTCGGAGGATATTTTCCAGACGTTTAATTCTCCGGATAAGACTGATGCGCTTCTCCACGGGCACAGCTACACGGCTCATCCCGTAGGCTGCCAGGTCGCCGTAGAGTCCGTCAAGGAACTGCAAAGGATGGACCACAGCGGATCCTGGAACTGGGCCAAGTCACAAGGCTGGACAACCCCtgaggcttcttcttccgcaagTGGCCAGCCCGCGGTCGACATCTGGTCAACCTGGCCGCGAAATCTCGTGGAGGATCTGTCTCGTCAGACGGATCGTGTAGCTGGAATCTGGGCTCTTGGAAGCGTTCTTGCCATCCATGTCAAGGATGCAGCGGGCAGCACGGGATACTTTAGCGATGCTGCGCAGAGTCTTCGGGATGGCCTCATTGCGGGCGATGCGGAGGGCGCTAATGGCTCGTGGAACGTGCATTGCAGAGTTCTTGGAAATGTTCTGTATCTGATGGCGAGCCAGAAGACGATGGAGGAGAGCGTTGCGCAGATTAGTTTGTTGCTGAGAAAAGGATTGAACGCGTGA